A genomic window from Bacteroidota bacterium includes:
- a CDS encoding ABC transporter ATP-binding protein codes for MIEIKHLTFGYKKDKVLFDDLSLTLPLGNIYGLLGKNGAGKTTLLKQIAGLLYPYQGECLVMGQPSRYRQPEILQDIFIIPEEFTMPSETISAYTKLYAPFYPKFDKEVFSNYLNEFGLSADRKLTTLSYGQKKKFLVGFGLATQARILLMDEPTNGLDIPSKSQFRRIIASSVNEDRCFIISTHQVRDLESLIDPIIILDQGKIVFHHTMEEISRKLGFVQLEKEDQPSGLIYSEMTFSGKNAIVLNSDHEETRVDLELLFNGIISRAESFTNIFN; via the coding sequence ATGATTGAAATAAAACATTTGACATTTGGATACAAAAAGGACAAGGTCCTTTTTGATGATTTATCCCTCACATTGCCCTTAGGCAATATTTATGGTTTATTGGGCAAAAACGGAGCCGGCAAGACCACTTTATTAAAACAAATTGCCGGGCTGCTTTATCCTTATCAGGGCGAATGTCTGGTGATGGGCCAACCTTCCAGGTACCGCCAACCGGAAATACTACAGGATATTTTTATCATTCCTGAAGAATTTACAATGCCTTCCGAAACTATCAGTGCTTATACAAAGTTGTATGCACCCTTTTATCCCAAATTCGACAAGGAAGTTTTTTCCAATTATCTGAATGAATTCGGATTAAGTGCTGACAGAAAATTAACCACACTTTCCTACGGTCAGAAAAAGAAATTTCTGGTAGGATTTGGATTAGCTACTCAAGCCAGAATTTTGTTGATGGATGAACCAACCAACGGATTGGATATTCCTTCTAAAAGTCAGTTTCGAAGAATTATTGCATCTTCTGTGAACGAAGACCGTTGTTTCATCATTTCCACCCATCAGGTGCGCGATCTCGAAAGCCTGATAGACCCGATTATTATTTTGGATCAGGGAAAGATAGTCTTTCATCATACTATGGAAGAAATATCCAGAAAATTGGGTTTTGTACAACTTGAAAAAGAGGATCAACCTTCAGGATTGATATATTCTGAGATGACTTTTAGCGGTAAAAATGCTATTGTTTTAAATTCCGACCATGAGGAAACACGGGTTGACCTGGAGCTGTTGTTTAACGGAATTATTAGCCGGGCTGAATCATTTACAAACATTTTTAATTAA
- the murB gene encoding UDP-N-acetylmuramate dehydrogenase yields MISIEHNISLKAYTTFGIEAKASHFVRFTEADEWFEIAKNTEFQNLSRLILGGGSNLLFTCDFKGVIIYPDLKGITIESEDGNSVLIKAMAGEVWDEFVEWAVNKNFGGIENLSLIPGHIGATPVQNIGAYGAEAKDTIEKVEGIDLETSTYRQLDKSSCQFGYRNSIFKHELKDKFLVTAVYFRLQKNPVPVTHYGNVEEELKNYPEKTIRSVRQAIIAIRRKKLPDPTEIGSAGSFFKNPFIPCQQAEDLKKIFPSLSSFKVSDELTKVSAAWLIDQCGWKGKRTGNVGVHATQPLVLVNYGNATGNEVLNLAKEIEESVYKKFLIHLDKEVIIIKGEEDSNPLGHPLQI; encoded by the coding sequence ATGATTTCCATTGAACATAACATATCCCTAAAAGCTTATACTACCTTTGGAATAGAAGCAAAGGCAAGTCATTTTGTCAGATTTACCGAAGCAGACGAATGGTTTGAAATTGCTAAAAACACAGAATTCCAGAACCTTTCCCGGTTGATTCTGGGCGGGGGAAGCAACTTATTGTTTACCTGCGATTTCAAAGGAGTGATAATCTATCCTGACCTAAAAGGCATCACTATTGAGAGTGAAGATGGAAATTCCGTACTGATCAAAGCCATGGCGGGTGAGGTATGGGACGAATTCGTAGAATGGGCGGTGAATAAGAATTTTGGAGGTATTGAAAACCTTTCGTTAATTCCCGGGCATATTGGAGCTACTCCTGTTCAGAATATCGGAGCGTATGGAGCAGAAGCCAAGGATACCATTGAAAAAGTCGAAGGAATTGACCTGGAAACTTCCACATACAGGCAGTTGGATAAGTCATCCTGCCAGTTCGGTTATAGAAACAGCATCTTCAAACATGAACTTAAAGATAAATTTTTAGTTACAGCTGTTTACTTCAGGTTGCAGAAAAACCCGGTACCCGTGACCCATTATGGAAATGTTGAAGAAGAATTAAAAAATTATCCGGAAAAGACTATTCGTTCTGTCCGTCAGGCAATTATTGCGATCAGAAGAAAAAAACTGCCTGATCCGACCGAAATTGGAAGTGCGGGTAGCTTCTTTAAAAACCCGTTCATCCCATGCCAACAGGCAGAAGATCTAAAAAAGATCTTCCCTTCCCTCTCCTCTTTTAAAGTCAGTGATGAGCTGACAAAAGTTTCAGCTGCCTGGCTGATAGATCAGTGTGGCTGGAAAGGGAAACGAACGGGCAACGTAGGTGTACACGCCACTCAGCCGCTGGTATTGGTTAATTATGGGAATGCAACAGGAAATGAAGTACTCAATTTGGCAAAAGAAATTGAAGAATCGGTTTATAAAAAATTTCTGATTCACCTGGACAAGGAAGTGATCATCATCAAGGGTGAAGAAGATTCAAATCCTTTAGGGCATCCATTGCAGATTTAA
- a CDS encoding ATP-binding protein, with product MEERTAKTTVKRIVIIGPESTGKTTLSKQLAHEYKTVWIPEYARTYVEQLGRPYHYEDVLHIAEKQVDLDVHYESLANGFLFLDTDLIITKIWLLWVYNECPAWIDHYLSEKKTDLYLLCNTDIPWVPDPVRENPGEMREKLFKTYKKEIESLGYPCRMVSGTGETRFKSAMDALKDLNLLHP from the coding sequence ATGGAAGAAAGAACTGCAAAAACAACTGTTAAGCGCATAGTAATTATTGGTCCGGAATCTACCGGGAAAACCACTCTTTCCAAACAACTTGCGCATGAATATAAGACAGTATGGATACCGGAATATGCCAGAACTTATGTCGAGCAGTTGGGAAGGCCGTATCATTATGAGGATGTATTGCATATTGCTGAAAAACAGGTGGATCTTGACGTTCATTATGAATCCCTTGCCAACGGCTTTCTATTTCTGGATACTGACCTGATCATTACCAAAATATGGCTGCTTTGGGTTTATAATGAATGTCCTGCATGGATAGACCATTACCTGTCCGAAAAAAAGACAGATCTGTACCTTTTATGCAATACGGATATTCCCTGGGTTCCTGATCCAGTGCGCGAAAATCCGGGGGAAATGCGCGAAAAGCTTTTTAAAACTTATAAAAAGGAAATTGAAAGTCTAGGATACCCTTGCCGGATGGTAAGCGGAACAGGTGAAACCCGTTTTAAATCTGCAATGGATGCCCTAAAGGATTTGAATCTTCTTCACCCTTGA